Proteins encoded within one genomic window of Pongo pygmaeus isolate AG05252 chromosome 6, NHGRI_mPonPyg2-v2.0_pri, whole genome shotgun sequence:
- the LOC129040375 gene encoding dual specificity protein kinase CLK2-like, which yields MDFLWDKRTGLAARTMPHPRRYHSSERGSRRSYREHYRSRKHKQRRSRSWSSSSDRTRRRWREDSYHVRRRCSQTFSRSSSQHSSRKAKSVEDDAEGHLIYHVGDWLQERYEIVSTLGKGTFGRVVQCVDHRRGGARVALKIIKNVEKYKEAARLEINVLEKINEKDPDKNLCVQMFDWFDYHGHMCISLELLGLSTFDFLKDNNYLPYPIHQVRHMAFQLCQAVKFLHDNKLTHTDLKPENILFVNSDYELTYNLEKKRHERSVKSTAVRVGDFGSATFDHEHHSTIVSTRHYRAPEVIFELGWSQPCDVWSIGCIIFEYYVGFTLFQTHDNREHLAMMERILGPIPSWMIRKTRKQKYFYRGRLDWDENTSAGRYVRENCKPLRQYLTSEAEEHHQLFDLIESMLEYEPAKRMTLGEALQHPFFARLWAETPNKLWDSSRDISP from the coding sequence ATGGACTTCCTGTGGGACAAGCGCACGGGCCTCGCCGCCAGAACGATGCCTCATCCTCGAAGGTACCATTCCTCAGAACGAGGCAGCCGGAGGAGTTACCGTGAACACTATCGGAGCCGAAAACATAAGCAACGAAGAAGCCGCTCCTGGTCAAGTAGTAGTGACCGGACACGACGGCGCTGGCGAGAGGACAGCTACCATGTCCGGAGGAGGTGCAGCCAGACATTTAGCCGCTCGTCTTCGCAGCACAGCAGCCGGAAAGCCAAGAGTGTAGAGGACGACGCTGAGGGCCACCTCATCTACCACGTCGGGGACTGGCTACAAGAGCGATATGAAATCGTTAGCACCTTAGGAAAGGGGACCTTCGGCCGAGTTGTACAATGTGTTGACCATCGCAGGGGTGGGGCTCGAGTTGCCCTGAAGATCATTAAGAATGTGGAGAAGTATAAGGAAGCAGCTCGACTTGAGATCAACGTGCTGGAGAAAATCAACGAGAAAGACCCTGACAAGAACCTCTGTGTCCAGATGTTTGACTGGTTTGACTACCATGGCCACATGTGTATCTCCTTGGAGCTTCTGGGCCTTAGCACCTTCGATTTCCTCAAAGACAACAACTACCTGCCCTACCCCATCCACCAAGTGCGCCACATGGCCTTCCAGTTGTGCCAGGCTGTCAAGTTCCTCCATGATAACAAGCTGACACATACAGACCTCAAGCCTGAAAATATTCTGTTTGTGAATTCAGACTATGAGCTCACCTACAACCTAGAGAAGAAGCGACATGAGCGCAGTGTGAAGAGCACAGCTGTGCGGGTGGGAGACTTTGGCAGTGCCACCTTTGACCATGAGCACCATAGCACCATTGTCTCTACTCGCCATTACCGAGCACCAGAGGTCATCTTTGAGTTGGGCTGGTcacagccttgtgatgtgtggagTATAGGCTGCATCATCTTTGAGTACTATGTGGGCTTCACCCTCTTCCAGACCCATGACAACAGAGAGCATCTAGCCATGATGGAAAGGATCTTGGGTCCTATCCCTTCCTGGATGATCCGaaagacaagaaaacagaaatatttttaccGGGGTCGCCTGGATTGGGATGAGAACACATCAGCTGGGCGCTATGTTCGTGAGAACTGCAAACCGCTGCGGCAGTATCTGACCTCAGAGGCAGAGGAACACCACCAGCTCTTCGATCTGATTGAAAGCATGCTAGAGTATGAACCAGCTAAGCGGATGACCTTGGGTGAAGCCCTTCAGCATCCTTTCTTCGCCCGCCTTTGGGCTGAGACACCCAACAAGTTGTGGGACTCCAGTCGGGATATCAGTCCGTGA